One Gossypium hirsutum isolate 1008001.06 chromosome A11, Gossypium_hirsutum_v2.1, whole genome shotgun sequence genomic window carries:
- the LOC107891059 gene encoding glycine-rich protein A3 has protein sequence MGGGREGESSDKGLFSHLAGYAAGHYPPPGSYPPQGYPPQGYPPQGYPPAGYPPPAGYPPHGGYPPAGYPPHGGYPHPPHGGYPPAGYPGHGSHGPGMGGLLAGAGAAAAALYGAHHLSHGAHHLAHGGYYGHGHGKFKHGKFKHGKFGKRWKHGMFGKHKAKFFGRKWK, from the exons ATGGGAGGTGGTAGGGAAGGCGAATCAAGTGACAAAGGGCTGTTTTCTCATCTTGCTGGCTATGCCGCCGGACATTATCCTCCGCCTGGATCCTACCCTCCACAAGGATATCCTCCTCAAGGATATCCCCCACAAGGATACCCACCGGCTGGATATCCTCCACCAGCGGGATATCCTCCACATGGCGGATACCCACCTGCAGGGTATCCTCCTCATGGAGGATACCCTCATCCACCTCATGGTGGATATCCACCAGCTGGTTATCCTG GACACGGTTCGCATGGACCTGGGATGGGAGGATTATTAGCCGGTGCTGGGGCTGCGGCTGCTGCTCTTTACGGGGCTCACCATTTGTCACATGGAGCTCATCATCTTGCACATGGGGGATACTATGGCCATGGTCACGGAAAATTTAAACATGGGAAATTTAAGCACGGGAAATTTGGGAAGCGGTGGAAGCATGGCATGTTTGGTAAACATAAGGCCAAGTTCTTTGGCAGGAAGTGGAAGTAA